The Methanocella arvoryzae MRE50 genome includes a region encoding these proteins:
- a CDS encoding TldD/PmbA family protein, with protein sequence MKEELLQVAEKVMNAARAAGVECEALVQKKRFTSVAVEAGKVTFGSQDGDYGIGLRIIRDRRTGYAYCDEASIDYGLKQAIQAARFGKPGNYEFHANARYDGTRSIYDNKLATLVVEDGIEMARDMIEAGSFDSRATPSRGGLSFGTASFAVANTNGIMVYDEGTFIGGHVMSVLKDGGIVVNGDEGESSRRLSFSVEEVGRKATEKAIAQLGQKGLETGTMDVILRPDAAFDLFSSTVLPALYGDNVRKGESVYSGRLGEKVASDTFSIVDDGTHHKGLNTFIMDEEGYPSQRTVIMDKGVLSNLLYDQFSAAEAGAKPTGSAMHTERNESGTTYKVPPTTCARNIVFEGDTMTEEEMIRGVRDGIIIEHVLGAHTANRVSGDFSVAIYAGYRIKDGQIAHPLKGGMIGGNLPALLQHATIADNYKLVEAGMSAAAGYIPSVKLEKVRVSG encoded by the coding sequence ATGAAGGAAGAACTACTGCAAGTGGCAGAGAAAGTTATGAATGCTGCCAGGGCAGCCGGAGTCGAATGCGAGGCGCTGGTGCAGAAGAAGCGCTTCACATCCGTCGCGGTGGAGGCGGGAAAGGTCACTTTCGGCTCCCAGGACGGGGATTATGGCATAGGCCTCCGCATCATCAGGGATCGCCGTACAGGATACGCCTACTGCGACGAGGCCTCCATAGACTACGGCCTGAAGCAGGCCATCCAGGCAGCACGTTTTGGCAAACCCGGCAATTACGAGTTCCACGCCAACGCAAGGTATGACGGCACCCGGTCTATCTACGATAATAAGCTGGCGACTCTGGTGGTCGAAGACGGGATCGAGATGGCCAGAGACATGATCGAGGCGGGATCCTTCGATTCCCGGGCGACGCCTTCCAGAGGCGGACTGTCTTTCGGCACGGCTTCCTTCGCAGTCGCCAATACGAACGGCATTATGGTCTACGATGAGGGAACATTCATTGGCGGCCACGTGATGTCTGTGCTGAAAGATGGAGGAATCGTCGTCAATGGCGACGAGGGAGAATCTTCCCGCAGGCTCAGCTTCAGCGTCGAAGAAGTGGGGCGTAAAGCCACTGAAAAAGCAATCGCGCAGCTGGGGCAGAAGGGACTTGAAACCGGGACTATGGACGTCATTCTGCGCCCGGACGCAGCCTTCGACCTGTTCAGCAGCACCGTACTGCCCGCCCTTTACGGCGATAACGTGCGCAAGGGCGAATCCGTGTACTCCGGCAGACTGGGGGAGAAGGTTGCCTCGGACACATTCTCCATAGTGGACGATGGCACTCACCATAAAGGCCTAAACACGTTTATCATGGACGAGGAGGGCTACCCCAGCCAGCGGACAGTGATCATGGATAAGGGTGTCCTGAGCAACCTGCTATATGATCAGTTTTCAGCGGCAGAGGCGGGCGCAAAGCCCACCGGCAGCGCCATGCACACCGAGCGGAATGAGTCTGGTACCACGTATAAGGTGCCTCCGACTACGTGTGCCCGAAACATCGTCTTCGAAGGAGATACCATGACAGAAGAAGAGATGATCAGGGGCGTCCGAGATGGCATAATCATAGAGCACGTCCTTGGCGCACATACGGCTAACCGGGTCAGCGGCGACTTCTCCGTAGCCATCTACGCCGGGTACCGGATCAAGGACGGACAGATAGCTCATCCACTCAAGGGCGGCATGATAGGCGGCAATCTGCCGGCGCTGTTGCAGCACGCCACCATAGCGGATAACTATAAGCTGGTAGAAGCAGGCATGTCAGCGGCTGCGGGGTACATCCCGAGCGTTAAGCTAGAGAAAGTCAGAGTCTCTGGATAA
- a CDS encoding NAD(P)/FAD-dependent oxidoreductase, with translation MAKPKVIIVGAGPGGLLAAHKLAESANVTIVEKGKDIGQRSCQVMKGKDCIYCNVCSVTAGVGGAGGMSDGKLNLSSQVGGDWAEFVTNRRAEELIEEVDQYFIKHGAPPEDPHVPPSALATRAAASGIEFIPIRQKHIGSDMLPKVIGSMEADLKERGVKFLLNTLVSGVAVDDGKVSGVIAGGKKIRADYVLLAPGRSASTWLGEELKKFGVPLKYMPIDVGVRVEVPSLVYEEAVQVNWDPKFRMYTPTYDDMVRTFCTCPYGFVVQDTYEAGVGANGHSQRTCRSNNTNFSFLTKIALTEPLENTNEYGATIAQQAKTIGGGKPILQRLGDLRRGRRSTWSRLQRSFVQPTLKAVTPGDISMALPHRVVTNIIEGLDMLDRVVPGVASDTTLLYAPEIKFAAIRPDTREHFEVVNVDNLFVAGDGAGLTRGIVPAAATGIEAADGILNKIKP, from the coding sequence TTGGCTAAGCCTAAAGTGATCATCGTCGGAGCCGGGCCGGGAGGCCTTCTGGCAGCCCATAAGCTGGCAGAGAGCGCAAATGTGACCATCGTCGAGAAAGGCAAGGATATCGGCCAGCGCTCCTGTCAGGTGATGAAGGGTAAGGACTGTATTTATTGTAACGTCTGCAGTGTGACCGCAGGAGTAGGCGGGGCCGGGGGCATGTCGGACGGCAAGCTGAACCTGAGCTCGCAGGTGGGCGGGGACTGGGCGGAGTTTGTCACCAACAGGCGGGCTGAAGAGCTCATCGAAGAGGTAGACCAGTACTTTATCAAGCACGGCGCTCCCCCCGAGGACCCGCACGTGCCACCGTCTGCGTTAGCGACCCGGGCTGCGGCGAGCGGCATCGAGTTCATACCCATCAGGCAAAAGCACATCGGCAGCGACATGCTCCCGAAAGTGATCGGCTCGATGGAGGCCGACCTGAAAGAGAGGGGCGTCAAATTTCTGCTGAACACCCTCGTATCCGGCGTAGCCGTGGATGACGGTAAAGTTTCAGGCGTTATAGCCGGCGGAAAGAAAATCCGGGCAGACTATGTGCTTCTGGCCCCGGGGAGATCGGCCAGCACCTGGCTCGGGGAAGAGCTGAAAAAGTTCGGGGTGCCCCTCAAGTACATGCCTATCGACGTAGGGGTCAGGGTCGAGGTCCCATCTCTGGTCTACGAAGAGGCGGTGCAGGTCAACTGGGATCCCAAGTTCAGGATGTATACGCCCACTTACGATGACATGGTCAGGACTTTCTGCACCTGCCCCTACGGCTTCGTGGTGCAGGATACCTACGAGGCAGGCGTAGGCGCCAACGGGCACTCCCAGCGCACCTGCCGGTCGAACAACACCAACTTCTCGTTCTTGACCAAGATCGCTCTTACAGAGCCGCTTGAGAACACGAACGAGTACGGCGCCACCATCGCTCAGCAGGCTAAGACCATCGGCGGCGGAAAGCCCATCCTCCAGAGGCTCGGAGACCTGCGGCGCGGCCGCCGGTCCACCTGGTCCCGGCTGCAGCGCAGCTTCGTCCAGCCGACACTCAAAGCTGTCACTCCTGGCGATATATCCATGGCATTACCACACAGAGTAGTCACCAACATCATAGAGGGCCTGGACATGCTCGATCGAGTCGTTCCCGGGGTTGCATCAGACACCACCCTGCTCTATGCCCCCGAGATCAAGTTCGCCGCCATCCGTCCCGACACCAGAGAGCACTTCGAAGTCGTCAACGTCGACAACTTATTTGTAGCAGGCGACGGCGCAGGCTTAACAAGAGGTATAGTGCCGGCTGCAGCTACGGGAATCGAGGCCGCCGACGGCATACTCAATAAAATAAAGCCCTAA
- a CDS encoding MFS transporter yields the protein MELKAQQLIVLLVSMFIFTLGFGIVVPVFGYLTKDMGASALDLGLLMATMSLMQFLCAPTWGKLSDRIGRKPVMLIGLFGFALSFILTGFSTQLWMLFAAQILGGLLSAGIWPAVLAYVTDISSPEDRGKLMGFMGAASGLGIIVGPAISSILAGWGLTVPFFAAAAIALATMLMGAVLLPESLQKGKHISKGPKVALLDTLKTPLGMIFFIMLMVSFAGACLDGTATYFIMDKFSLTEAASSMPVLNFTMTLTGPNVMGIIFTIMGIMSVISQLAVGPLIQKYGEKNTMVFGLILVAVGMMCMPFSMGLATLVITVSVMGVGMNLVNPAVNTLVSKQAPPDRIGAMMGLLGSFNSIGRVLGPSVGGAAYMISMTLPYIGSAVIAAGCAGAMALMGKKLGAPGESERASQ from the coding sequence ATGGAGCTCAAGGCTCAACAATTAATAGTTCTTCTAGTTTCAATGTTCATCTTCACACTCGGCTTCGGCATCGTCGTGCCGGTGTTCGGATATCTCACCAAGGATATGGGCGCTTCCGCCCTCGATCTGGGGCTGCTGATGGCGACTATGTCGCTTATGCAGTTCCTCTGCGCTCCTACCTGGGGTAAGCTGTCGGACAGGATCGGGAGAAAGCCGGTCATGCTGATCGGCCTGTTCGGGTTCGCCCTGTCGTTCATCCTGACCGGGTTCTCGACTCAGCTGTGGATGCTGTTCGCCGCCCAGATTCTCGGCGGCCTGCTCTCCGCGGGCATATGGCCTGCGGTGCTGGCCTACGTGACCGACATCAGCAGCCCGGAAGACCGGGGCAAGCTGATGGGCTTCATGGGTGCCGCCTCCGGGCTGGGCATCATCGTAGGCCCGGCGATCTCGAGCATCCTGGCCGGCTGGGGCCTGACGGTGCCGTTCTTCGCGGCCGCTGCTATCGCTCTGGCAACCATGCTCATGGGCGCGGTACTGCTCCCGGAGTCCCTGCAGAAAGGGAAGCACATCAGCAAAGGGCCGAAGGTTGCACTGCTCGACACACTGAAGACTCCTCTCGGGATGATCTTCTTCATTATGCTGATGGTGAGCTTTGCGGGCGCCTGCCTGGACGGCACGGCAACTTACTTCATCATGGATAAGTTCAGCCTCACAGAGGCCGCTTCCAGCATGCCCGTGCTGAACTTCACTATGACGCTGACCGGCCCCAACGTCATGGGCATCATCTTCACGATCATGGGTATCATGAGCGTCATCAGCCAGCTGGCAGTAGGGCCGCTCATCCAGAAGTACGGGGAGAAAAACACGATGGTCTTCGGGCTCATCCTCGTGGCCGTCGGCATGATGTGCATGCCGTTCTCTATGGGTCTGGCCACGCTAGTCATCACCGTCAGCGTGATGGGCGTCGGAATGAACCTTGTCAACCCAGCGGTCAACACGCTGGTCTCAAAGCAGGCCCCGCCCGACCGGATCGGCGCCATGATGGGCTTACTCGGCTCCTTCAACAGCATCGGCAGAGTCCTCGGCCCGTCCGTGGGTGGCGCAGCCTACATGATCAGCATGACGCTGCCCTATATCGGCTCCGCCGTCATCGCAGCCGGATGCGCAGGTGCCATGGCGCTGATGGGCAAAAAACTGGGCGCTCCCGGCGAATCTGAGCGCGCTTCCCAGTAA
- a CDS encoding bacteriophage holin yields the protein MVAELRPTALGLTAGILWGLAVLVTGLTAALFGYGLKFVDVVGSFYLGYEPTVIGSILGGVWGFFDGLIGGFVFALLYNYLAKKLTK from the coding sequence ATGGTTGCCGAACTTAGGCCGACGGCGCTCGGGCTGACGGCAGGAATACTATGGGGCCTGGCCGTACTGGTGACAGGCCTTACAGCAGCACTGTTCGGGTACGGGCTAAAATTCGTGGACGTGGTGGGCTCATTCTACTTAGGCTATGAGCCAACTGTGATCGGGAGTATCCTCGGCGGAGTATGGGGATTCTTCGATGGCCTGATTGGCGGCTTCGTCTTTGCCCTGCTCTACAACTACCTGGCGAAAAAGCTCACGAAGTAG
- the mgtA gene encoding magnesium-translocating P-type ATPase has product MADSKAPEAGTRPFWSVPLSELYIHLGSRPEGLRRAEAEERLMSIGPNRIKPVKGGNSARLFLSQFTSPIVLILLFAAGLSFYLGDIPDSVIIAAIVLVSGALGFWQEYEASNAVEDLLARVRLKARVFRDGQEVEVPFEEVVPGDVVILNAGDGVPGDSVIIDARDLFVDEAALTGESYPAEKFPGVLPGETPPAARSNVLFMGTHVNSGTARALVVRTGRSTEFGRVSSRLILRQPPTEFEQGVRHFGYLLMELTLLLIFAIFAINVFLHRPVLDSFIFSLALAVGLTPQLLPAIISINLAQGAKKMARHKVIVKQLSAIENFGSMNVLCSDKTGTITEGKVRFHSASGIDGRHSDKAQLYAYLNSYFEKSFTSPIDDALLSACRKDISKFKVLDEVPYDFARKRLSVLVSDGKSNVLITKGALNKVLETCASAELPDGKIVPREAAAGRIDELYRTLSREGLRTLGIAYKDAGNRVSVTKDDEVAMTFLGIVAFNDPIKSHIVDTVRDMKRQGVALKIFTGDNRLVAACISERLGLRPGIITGPEMYHMTDEALWARVNDVDVFAEVEPNQKERIIHVLKMAGHVVGYMGDGINDAPALHVADVGISVDSAVDVAKEAAAIVLLENDLKVLTDGIEEGRKTFANTLKYVFMATSANFGNMFSMAGASLILPFLPLLPKQILLTNLLTDFPEMTIATDSVDSELVEVPRRWNIEFIKKFMLVFGLVSSIFDFATFGVLLLLLNATPDQLRTGWFVESVISASLIVLVIRTRRPFFQSKPSRYLVAATLLIALLVLILPYSPLAWLMGFVPLPAHFLMALAVIIVLYIGLAEVAKAVFYRYVKF; this is encoded by the coding sequence ATGGCGGACTCGAAAGCGCCTGAGGCCGGTACTCGGCCGTTCTGGAGTGTGCCTCTGTCGGAGCTTTACATCCACCTCGGCTCCCGCCCGGAAGGGCTGAGGAGGGCGGAGGCCGAAGAGCGCCTGATGTCGATCGGCCCGAACAGGATCAAGCCAGTTAAGGGAGGCAACTCAGCCCGCCTATTCCTGAGCCAGTTCACCAGTCCCATCGTTCTCATCCTGCTGTTCGCCGCCGGCCTGTCGTTTTACCTGGGCGACATTCCAGATTCGGTCATTATTGCGGCCATAGTACTCGTTAGCGGCGCTCTGGGCTTCTGGCAGGAGTACGAAGCTTCAAACGCCGTAGAAGACTTGCTAGCCAGAGTACGGCTGAAAGCGAGAGTATTCAGAGACGGGCAGGAAGTGGAGGTGCCTTTTGAAGAGGTAGTGCCGGGGGACGTCGTCATCCTTAATGCCGGAGATGGCGTGCCCGGCGACAGCGTGATCATCGACGCCAGGGACCTGTTCGTCGACGAAGCTGCGCTGACGGGGGAATCATATCCGGCAGAGAAATTTCCCGGAGTACTTCCGGGAGAGACGCCGCCGGCAGCGCGCTCGAACGTGCTGTTTATGGGCACTCACGTGAACAGCGGCACTGCCAGAGCGCTCGTAGTCAGGACAGGAAGATCGACCGAATTTGGCCGGGTATCCAGTCGGCTGATCTTACGGCAGCCCCCCACAGAGTTTGAACAGGGCGTCCGGCACTTCGGGTATCTCCTCATGGAGCTAACCCTGCTGCTAATCTTCGCAATATTCGCGATCAACGTCTTTCTGCACCGGCCGGTACTGGACTCTTTTATCTTTTCCCTGGCGCTGGCCGTTGGACTGACGCCGCAGCTCCTGCCCGCCATCATCAGCATCAACCTGGCGCAGGGCGCCAAAAAGATGGCCCGCCATAAAGTGATCGTTAAACAGCTCTCTGCCATTGAGAACTTCGGCAGCATGAACGTCCTCTGCTCGGATAAAACCGGCACTATCACCGAAGGTAAGGTTCGGTTTCACTCTGCCTCTGGCATCGATGGCAGGCACAGCGATAAGGCCCAGCTATACGCTTACCTGAACTCGTATTTCGAGAAAAGCTTTACCAGCCCGATAGACGATGCCTTACTCTCAGCCTGCAGAAAGGACATATCGAAGTTCAAAGTGCTCGACGAAGTGCCTTACGATTTCGCCAGGAAACGGCTTAGTGTCCTGGTCTCGGACGGCAAGTCGAACGTTTTGATCACCAAAGGCGCCCTGAACAAGGTGCTGGAAACATGCGCTTCGGCGGAACTCCCTGACGGGAAGATCGTTCCCAGGGAGGCTGCAGCCGGCAGGATCGATGAGCTCTACCGGACTCTCAGCAGAGAAGGCTTACGCACGCTGGGGATCGCGTATAAGGATGCCGGCAACAGGGTATCAGTAACCAAAGACGACGAGGTTGCTATGACATTCCTGGGGATTGTCGCCTTTAACGATCCCATCAAGTCTCACATTGTCGATACAGTCCGGGACATGAAACGGCAGGGCGTAGCCCTGAAGATCTTCACCGGGGACAACAGGCTGGTAGCGGCCTGCATTAGCGAGCGGCTCGGGCTCCGGCCTGGCATTATCACGGGCCCGGAGATGTACCACATGACCGATGAAGCCCTGTGGGCGAGAGTCAACGACGTAGATGTTTTCGCCGAGGTCGAGCCGAACCAGAAGGAGCGCATCATCCACGTCCTAAAGATGGCGGGACACGTCGTCGGCTACATGGGAGATGGAATCAACGATGCGCCAGCCCTGCATGTGGCAGACGTAGGTATCTCGGTGGACAGTGCTGTCGACGTGGCGAAGGAAGCGGCAGCTATCGTGCTGCTCGAAAATGACCTCAAGGTACTGACTGACGGTATTGAAGAAGGTCGAAAGACCTTTGCTAATACCCTGAAGTACGTGTTCATGGCCACCAGCGCCAACTTCGGCAACATGTTCAGTATGGCGGGAGCTTCATTGATCCTGCCGTTTCTGCCGCTGCTCCCCAAGCAGATCCTGCTGACGAACCTGCTGACAGATTTTCCGGAAATGACCATCGCCACAGACTCGGTTGACAGCGAGCTGGTAGAGGTGCCGCGCAGGTGGAACATAGAATTCATCAAAAAGTTCATGCTCGTGTTCGGCCTCGTAAGCTCAATTTTCGATTTCGCTACCTTCGGAGTGCTGCTTCTGCTGCTGAACGCCACGCCTGATCAGTTAAGGACCGGGTGGTTCGTCGAATCAGTCATTTCAGCCAGCCTTATCGTGCTGGTCATCCGCACCAGGCGGCCGTTCTTCCAGAGTAAGCCGAGCAGGTACTTAGTTGCAGCTACGCTGCTTATAGCATTGCTAGTCCTTATACTGCCCTACTCACCGCTGGCATGGCTGATGGGATTCGTGCCACTGCCAGCCCATTTCCTGATGGCACTGGCAGTCATCATAGTCCTTTACATCGGACTGGCAGAGGTGGCAAAAGCAGTATTTTATCGATATGTGAAATTTTAA
- a CDS encoding NAD(P)/FAD-dependent oxidoreductase produces MITKKDLLDKAAILQRDKETYAIAPHIAGGICDSNTLRKLADVADKYHAAAIKITGAQRIAIVGLKEEDIDKAWTDLGIKPGAAVGMCVRSIKVCPGTTFCKRGVQDSVGLGLALDSAYHGMTTPSKFKIGVSGCPNSCGESWLKDLGFLGTGKGFKCIVGGDGGRTPRIGRELVDGLTIDQAKTLAEKIIQYYRTNGKERERMGAFIDRIGWDEFKKNVLD; encoded by the coding sequence ATGATCACAAAGAAGGACTTACTGGATAAAGCCGCCATTTTACAGAGGGATAAGGAAACCTACGCCATCGCACCCCATATTGCGGGAGGCATCTGCGATTCCAACACCCTGAGAAAGCTCGCAGACGTGGCAGATAAATATCACGCCGCTGCCATCAAGATCACTGGTGCTCAGCGCATCGCAATTGTCGGGCTCAAGGAAGAAGACATCGACAAAGCCTGGACAGACCTGGGGATCAAGCCGGGCGCAGCCGTGGGCATGTGTGTCAGGAGCATCAAAGTCTGCCCCGGCACCACCTTCTGCAAGAGGGGCGTACAGGACAGCGTAGGACTGGGCCTGGCGCTTGACTCCGCGTACCATGGCATGACCACGCCCTCCAAGTTCAAGATCGGCGTCTCCGGCTGTCCTAACAGTTGCGGAGAATCCTGGCTGAAGGACCTTGGCTTCCTCGGCACCGGCAAAGGCTTCAAGTGCATAGTCGGCGGAGACGGGGGCAGGACTCCCCGGATCGGCAGAGAGCTGGTGGACGGGCTTACTATTGACCAGGCGAAGACGCTCGCCGAAAAGATCATCCAGTACTACCGGACCAACGGGAAGGAGCGAGAACGCATGGGCGCTTTCATCGACCGTATCGGCTGGGACGAGTTCAAGAAGAACGTGCTGGACTAA
- a CDS encoding glutaredoxin domain-containing protein: MMAAKVRVFSQPTCPACNDLKEYLKKKRVEFEDMDITASKDAFNELTKVYKVRVTPLLVMGDKKLIGFDPAEVDKLLAENK; the protein is encoded by the coding sequence ATGATGGCAGCAAAGGTAAGAGTTTTTTCTCAGCCGACATGCCCGGCGTGCAACGATCTGAAAGAGTACCTGAAGAAGAAGAGAGTCGAGTTCGAGGACATGGATATTACAGCCAGTAAAGACGCGTTCAACGAGCTGACGAAGGTCTACAAGGTCAGGGTTACCCCGCTCCTGGTGATGGGGGATAAGAAGCTCATCGGCTTCGACCCGGCGGAAGTAGATAAGCTGCTTGCCGAAAATAAGTGA